A window of Hevea brasiliensis isolate MT/VB/25A 57/8 chromosome 14, ASM3005281v1, whole genome shotgun sequence contains these coding sequences:
- the LOC110670423 gene encoding protein REBELOTE translates to MIKLWSRTFFVRKKRDDVAFSPRDQQSVESFLQLKRGGGNVPFTQYYRSVMEKSASGSLLTNKNISYLEQKKSKRKRQHSKQ, encoded by the exons ATGATTAAATT GTGGAGCCGAACATTCTTTGTGCGGAAGAAGAGAGATGATGTTGCTTTTTCACCAAGAGATCAGCAATCTGTTGAATCATTTCTGCAG CTTAAAAGGGGCGGTGGCAATGTCCCTTTTACACAATATTACAGAAGTGTCATGGAAAAGTCTGCTTCTGGGAGTCTGCTTACTAATAAAAATATAAG TTACCTGGAGCAGAAGAAATCGAAAAGAAAGAGGCAACACTCGAAACAATAA
- the LOC110670424 gene encoding uncharacterized protein LOC110670424: MDAKAWNLKPVKENCEYLQKLDDDDDDEALSLCDLPLNSEAASDWDDFSGEDQSSSLDPDLFEFISEDFTSSASAYPKDNIIFCGKLISYKGENVDHEKEQNSDNTSKVKDAKKSCIFPWKSYSFNKLRSSSVKLQRKKSYRTCNTFLERSPDKKGADKYDFPMNKVSLQSSPSKSRWNLFAFGVGRYPMEMELNDIKTRQSKLSDSKMRLSLKRPAKTFRSDDRRELVDRSGKREKGWWGLLSIFGCKSYNANAMVKASLGFIPRV, translated from the coding sequence ATGGATGCAAAAGCATGGAATCTCAAGCCAGTGAAAGAGAACTGTGAGTACTTACAAAAacttgatgatgatgatgatgatgaagcaCTTTCTCTTTGTGATCTACCATTGAATAGTGAAGCAGCTTCTGATTGGGATGACTTCTCCGGAGAAGATCAAAGCTCCTCTCTTGATCCAGATTTGTTTGAATTCATCAGTGAAGACTTCACTTCTTCTGCTTCTGCTTATCCTAAAGATAATATCATCTTCTGTGGAAAGCTCATTTCATATAAAGGGGAAAATGTAGATCATGAGAAAGAACAGAACTCAGACAACACCAGTAAAGTTAAAGACGCCAAGAAAAGCTGCATCTTCCCTTGGAAATCATATTCTTTCAACAAATTAAGAAGCTCTTCGGTGAAGTTGCAACGAAAAAAGAGTTACAGAACTTGTAATACTTTTCTAGAGCGATCGCCAGACAAGAAAGGCGCGGATAAATATGATTTTCCGATGAACAAAGTATCATTACAGTCAAGTCCGTCGAAGTCGAGATGGAACTTGTTTGCATTTGGAGTGGGAAGATATCCAATGGAGATGGAGCTCAATGATATCAAGACGAGGCAGAGCAAGCTAAGTGATAGTAAGATGAGACTGAGCTTGAAGCGTCCGGCGAAGACATTCCGATCAGATGATAGAAGAGAATTGGTAGATAGAAGTGGGAAAAGAGAGAAAGGTTGGTGGGGTTTGCTAAGCATTTTTGGGTGCAAGAGCTACAATGCAAACGCCATGGTTAAGGCTTCATTGGGTTTCATACCAAGGGTGTGA